The genomic DNA AATGGCGCACGTCGCCGGCGCGGAAGTCGGCGTAGACCGGCTTCTTGGCATAAGCCACGCCCTGGTTGCCCAGCGCCTTCACGAGGAATTCGAACAGCTGGTTCAGGGTGCTGCGGCCGCTGACCGCCACGTTGTACACCTGGTTGCGGCCCTCGGCCGGCGCCATGGCGGCCAGGATGTTGGCCTGCACAGCGTTGTCGACGAAGCAGAAATCGCGGCTGGTCTCGCCATCGCCGTTGATGGTGACGTCCTCGCCCTGAATCATGGCGGCGGTCCACTTCGGGATCACGGCCGCATAGGCGCCGTTGGGATCCTGGCGCTTGCCGAACACGTTGAAATAGCGCAACCCCACGGTTTCGAAACCGTAGGAGCGCGCGAACACGTCGGCGTACAACTCATTGACGAACTTGGTCACGGCGTATGGCGAGAGCGGTTTGCCGATGTTCTCCTCAACCTTCGGCAAGGCCGGGTGGTCGCCGTAGGTCGAGCTGGAAGCCGCATACACGAATGACTTCACGCCGGCATCGCGCGCCGCCACCAGCATATTCAGAAAGCCGCCGATGTTCACCTCGTTGGTGGTGATCGGGTCCTTGAGCGAACGCGGCACCGAACCCAGGGCAGCCTGATGCAGCACGAAGTCCACGCCCTGCACCGCGCGGCGGCAGGCATCCAGGTCACGGATGTCCCCCTCGATGAAGGTCAGCCGCGCCCACTGCTCGGGCGTGACGGAGGCCTTCACTTCGTCCAGGTTGTGCTGATGGCCGGTGGCGAAGTTGTCCAGGCCGGTGACGGTCTGGTTCAACTTCAGCAGCGTTTCCAGCAGGTTGGAGCCGATGAAGCCGGCGCAGCCGGTCACCAGCCATTTGCGCGGCGCGGCGGCCAGTTCCTGGGTGACGGTCTCGAAGCGTGTAGTCATGCAACGTCCTCCTTACAGGCGCAGATCGGATTCGGCGGGCGACAACACGTACTTCAGGTCATAAAGAATGTGTTCCGGCTTGCCCAGCTTGCGGATGCCGGCGGCACCCAGGTCTGCGAATTGATGGTGCGCGACGCCCAGGATCACGGCGTCGTACTTGCCTTCCTCGAGTTTGGCGACCGGCGTGATGCCGTATTCGTGCACGGCTTCTTCCGCGTCGACCCAGGGATCGTATACGTCGACTTCAACGTTGTAGTCGCCCAATTCCTTGACGATGTCGACGATGCGGGTGTTGCGCAGGTCGGGGCAGTTTTCCTTGAACGCCAGGCCCATCACCAGCACGCGCGCGCCCTGCACGTGGATGCGGCGCTTGGTCATGGCCTTGACCAGCTGCGACACCACGTAGCCGCCCATCGAGTCGTTCAGGCGGCGGCCCGCCAGGATGATCTCGGGGTGGTAGCCGATCGACTGCGCCTTGTGCGTCAGGTAGTACGGATCGACGCCGATGCAGTGCCCGCCCACCAGGCCCGGGCGGAACGGCAGGAAGTTCCACTTGGTGCCGGCGGCCTGCAGCACCGCTTCGGTGTCGATGCCCATCTTGTTGAAGATCAGCGCCAGTTCGTTGATCAGGGCGATGTTGACGTCGCGCTGGGTGTTCTCGATCACCTTGGCCGCTTCGGCCACGCGGATGCTGGAGGCCTTGTGAGTGCCGGCGGTGATGATCTGCTTGTAGAGCTGGTCGACCAGTTCGGCCACTTCCGGCGTCGAACCCGAGGTGACCTTCTTGATGGTGCTGACGCGGTGAGCCTTGTCGCCCGGGTTGATACGCTCGGGACTGTAGCCGGCATAGAAATCGACGTTGAACTTCAGGCCCGACACGCGCTCCAGCACGGGCACGCAGTCTTCCTCGGTGGCGCCGGGGTAGACGGTCGATTCGTAGATGACGATGTCGCCGCGCTTGAGCACCGCGCCGATGGTCTCGCTGGCCTTGACCAGCGGCGTCAGGTCGGGCTGCTTGTATTCATCGATCGGCGTCGGCACGGTGACGATGAAGACGTTGGCCTGACCCAGCTCGGCGCGGTCGGCGGTATAGGTCAGTTGCTTGGCTTCGGCCAGTTCGGCGTCGCTGACTTCCAGCGTGTGATCGTGTCCGGCCTTCAGCGCCTCGATGCGGCGCGTGTTGATGTCGAAGCCGATGACCGAGCGCTTCTTGCCGAATTCCACCGCCAGCGGCAGGCCGACATAGCCCAGGCCGACGACTGCGAGTTTCACATCCTGAATACGCAACATAACTCTCCCTTTGCCGTAAGACGATTACGGCATTTTAAATATGGTCGGGGTGATGGATAACCGAGCCCCCGGCGGTGATCACCGGGGCGCCCAAAACTTAGTCTGCCCGCAGCACGGATGGCAGCAGCAGCCATCCCGGACGGCGCCAGGAGACCAGCCGCGCATACAGCCAGATGTAGACGCTGGCGAACACCACCAGGCTGGCGCTGAGCACCCAGGCGTTGTCCCACCAGATGGTGGCCGGCACCAGGCCGATCAGGGCCAGCACCCACATGTAGGGCGACGCCAGGGCGTTGCACAACGCCGGCACCGCGTGGCGACGGCCGCGGCTGAAGGTGACGCGCACCAGGCGGCGAAAGACCAGTTGGTGCAGGTGCAGGGCGTCCGGCTGGTCCACCGGCACGCCGCGCTTGAAGCGGCGGCGCCAGATGGAAAAGCCGGTTTCGAATACGGGGTAGAACAACACCGCCAACGCGTAGAACGGCGACACCGACGGATTGCGCACGACCAGCAGCACGGCCAGTTCAGCCAGCATGAAACCGAGGAAATACGCGCCCCCGTCGCCCAGGAAAACGCGCCCGAACGGGAAATTCCACACCAGGAAGCCGAGCGTCGCCGACGCCAGCGCCGCCGCGACCATGAAGATCGGCACATCGCCCACTTGCAGCGCCACCAGGCTGATGGACACCGCCATCAGCGTGGCGATCATGCCGGCCAGGCCGTTCATGCCGTCGACGATGTTCAGGGCATGGGTACAGCCACCCACGGCGAACATGGTGAAAATCAGGGAAACGGGCCAATACGACAGGACGTAGTCCACGGGCGCCATGCCGACCCGGCTGACGCCGCCCAGCAGCCACCAGGCGATCGCGGCCGACGCGAAGGCGGCCAGCAGGCGCTTGCTCGCGCCGATATCCTTGGTGATGTCTTCGAGCAGGCCCGCCACGAATACGGGCAACGCCGACACGAACAAGGCCGGCCACAGCCAGGTCAGGGTCATGTTGTCGGGGCCGAGCACCAACAGGCCCATGAGCGTGCCCGCCAGCACGGCCAGTCCGCCCACGCGGGGCGTGGCGCGAGAGTGATTCGCTTGCGGTTTGTTCAGATCGCTGTCGCCGGTGAAGGCGCCATGCCAGCGCTCCGACGCCACGATGAGTCCCCCCACCATGAACGCGACCACGCAAATGTACAGCCAGGTCACTGGGTCACCTCGGGTTGGTCTATCGAGACAGGCCCGCCATTATCAATGGCAGGTGTAACGCCCATATATGGGAGGGATAAGGAAGTGCAATTCACCGGGACAGAACGTAACGTCCGCGCTCCGGACCCGTGCACAAGCCAAACCCCGTTATGACGGGGCCGGGCAGTAACGCGACCGCAGACGCGCGGAAAGACCGAATTCATGAATCGATTGTAGAGCTTTCCGCCTCGACACACGCGAAATATCCAAGGGAAAACACGGAGACGATGGTGAAGCGATTTCCGCGGGTTACGGCCACCCGCCGGCGGGATCACTCGCCGAGGCCCCGAACAAAAAAGGGACAGTTCAAATGCGCTCAAAAAAAAGCCCGAGATCGTGAGATCTCGGGCTAAATCCACCAAAGGAGGAGGGTGGAGGAGACAACCGTGGCATGTTGGGAGCGTTTCGCTCGCCGCGCTGTCGGGGTTTGCACCGCGCCGACTGCGTTTCAACATCCGATGAGATGCATAGTATCGGTTTTTTTTGTGCGTTGCAAGAATTTTTTTAGAGCCGCCGCGTTGTCCGATGTTGCGTTGCATTTTTGCCGCAACGTCCCGCCCTCCTCCCCGGAAAGCCGCACCCGGCAATGCGTTGCAAAAATGGAGGGTTATTGCCGAACGGGTTAACCCCTTGCGGAATTACCCTAGCCACGATCGGGTTATCCCGCCCTATGATTTGCACCGGAAAGGTGCATGCGGCACCAATATGCGGCAAATATTGCGCACTGCAACATTCTGATGCCGGGCCTTGCCGGCCCTGCGCGGGCAGCCCTAGATTCGGTATGCGGTGGTGGTCATGACCTTGGACATGGCGCGCATGGCGGCCTTGACCGGTCCGGGCAGCGGCACGCCGCCGGCAGCCTCGGCGCTGGCGCGATGCTGGGCCTCGTCGTCCTTCATCTTCTGCACGATCTGGCGGGAACGGGCGTCCTGTTCCGGCAACGTCCGCAAATGCCCTTCCAGGTGCGCCTCGACCTGCTTTTCGGTTTCGGCCATGAAGCCCAGGTTGCGCGGCGCGCCCGCATAGCCGGCCAACAAGCCCAGCGCGAACGAGCCGGCGTACCAGACCGGGTTCAGCAGGCTTGGGCGGCTGCCCAGTTCGGTCAGGCGCTGGTTGCACCAGACAAGGTGGTCGACTTCCTCGCCGGCGGCCTCCAGCAACAAGTTGCGCGGCCCCGGCTCGCGGCAGACGGCGGCCTGCCCGCGATACAGGGCCTGGGCGCAGACCTCGCCCACGTGGTTCACCCGCATCAAGCCGGCGGCGTGACGCTTTTCCTGCGCCGACAGGGTATCCGGCGCCTCCTCGGCGGTGGCTGGATTGGGCCGGCCAGCGCTGGCGCTGCCGGACAACACCCGCAGGGCCCGGTCGGCTTCGGCCAGCAGGGCATCCAGCGGGCTGGCGCGGCGCAGGAAGGCAGCGGGACCGGATCGAGACAGCGTGAGGGACATAGACGACTCCTGAATGGGCACACACCCCTCATCCGGGGTGGGACTCTCGTGCCTGGAATTGTACGCAACGGGTATCATCAGCCATTGACTGCGCTCAAGCACAAGGACCTGACAAATGGAATGCACGATCGACTGGGGCGGCCCCAACGGCATGCTCTTTACCGCCAGCACCGGCAGCGGCCACGTGGCCGTGATGGACGGCGCCGTGGACGGCGGCGGCCACAACCTGGCGCCGCGTCCGATGGAAATGCTGCTGGCCGGCACCGGCGGCTGCACCGCCTATGACGTCGTGCTGATCCTCAAGCGTGGCCGCCACGCCGTGACCGGCTGCAGCGTCAAGCTGCAGGCCGACCGCGCCGATGTCGACCCCAAGGTGTTCACGCGCATCCACTTTGCCTTCACGGTCACCGGCCGCGACCTGCCGCGCGCCGCGGTCGAGCGCGCGGTGCAGCTGTCGCACGAAAAATACTGCTCGGCATCCGCGATGCTCGAAAAAACCGCCGAATTGACGTTTTCGGTGGACATCGTCGACACCCGGGACGCCGCCGCTGCCTAGCGCGCCCCGGCCGACACGCCGCCATTTCAGCCTTTTCTGATTCTGTACCCATGAAACAATACCTGGACCTCGTTCAATCCATCCTGGACACCGGCGCGTGGCAGGAAAACCGGACGGGCATACGCACGCTGAGCATGCCGGGCGCCTCACTGCGCTTCGACCTGCAGCAGGGCTTTCCGGCCGTGACCACCAAGAAGCTGGCCTTCAAGTCCGCCATCGGCGAAATGGTTGGCTTCCTGCGTGGCGTGCGCAGCGCCGCCGAGTTCCGCGAACTGGGTTGCAAGGTCTGGGACCAGAACGCCAACGAAAATGCCCAGTGGCTGGCCAACCCCTACCGCGAAGGCCCGGACGACCTGGGCCCGGTCTATGGGGTGCAATGGCGCCAGTGGCCGGCCTACAAGCTGCTGGACGCCGGTCGCGACGGCCAGATCGCCGACGCCCTGGGCCGCGGCTACACCAAGGTCGCGGACCTGCAGGAAGGCGGCGTGTCCAAGGTGCTGCTGTACAAGGCGGTCGACCAGTTGCGCCAGTGCCTGGACACCATCCACGAACGGCCGGGCGACCGCCGCATCCTGTTCCACGGCTGGAACTGGGCGCAGATCGAGGAAATGGCGCTGCCGCCCTGCCACCTGCTCTACCAGTTCCTGCCGAACGCGACCACCCGCGAAATCTCGCTGTGCCTGTATATCCGCTCGAATGACGTCGGGCTGGGCACGCCGTTCAACCTCACCGAGGGCGCGGCCCTGTTGCACCTGGTGGGTCGACTGACCGGCTACACGCCGCGCTGGTTCACGTATTTCATCGGCGATGCCCATATCTACGAAAACCACCTGCCGATGCTGCGCGAGCAACTGACGCGCACGCCGCTGGAAGCCCCGCGCCTGGTGCTGTCCGACCGCATCCCCGATTTCGCCCAGACCGGCCGTTACGAGCCGGAATGGCTCGAGAAGGTCGAGCCCGGCGATTTTTCGCTGGCCGGATACACGCACCACGCGCCATTGACGGCGCCGATGGCCGTCTAGAACCCACCGCCGGCATTTCGCGGGTCGCGTGCGGCCGCCATCCGGCGCCGGGTGCGCCCCCGTCCGGCGCAAGTGAAGATTGGTGAGCTTCTGGAAGCCCGTTTTCGGTATAACCCATCCCTTAGCCCCGGACGCGCGTCCAGCAAGCCCTGCGCGCCGTTGCTTCCGAACGGCCCATGCCGCGCCGTGCCTGGCCCTCGCCGCGTAACCGGGCAGTCCGTCCGGTCCGCCGCCCGCCTGCAGTGCCGCGCCGCACCCCCCATCCAGACAAGAGAGTACGTGAATCGCCAGCGTCGACAGCAGGATTCCCTTGCGGCCCAGTTGCAACTGTTGACTACTAATTGATTTGAATTGAGGCCGGCGCGGCGGCTGTATGCGCTCAGGACAGGACCCCAAAAATGCTCGTTGGAACATATAACCCTTCGCTCGTCCTCGTATCCCTAGGGGTCGCCATCCTGGCGTCGTATACGGCGCTGGGCATGGCCAACCGCGTGCGGGCGGCGAGCGGGCTGCCGGCGGCGCGCTATTGGCTGGGCGGCGGCGCGCTGGCGATGGGCATCGGCATCTGGTCCATGCATTTCGTCGGCATGCTGGCGTTCAACCTGCCCATTCCCATGGGCTACGACCTGCCGCTGACCGTGCTGTCGCTGGCCATCGCCATCGGCTGCTCCGCCTTCGCGCTGTGGATCGTCTGCAAGGACGACCTGCCCTGGGCCCGCCTGCTCAGCGGCGCCCTGCTGATGGGCGCGGGGATTGCCGCCATGCACTATATCGGCATGGCGGCCATGCGCATGATGCCGGGCATCGTCTACGACCCCGCCTGGTTCGCCCTGTCCATCGCCATCGCGGTGGCGGCCTCGGGCGCGGCGCTCTGGATCACCTACCGCCTGCGCCACGACGGGCCGCGGGTGGCGCTGTCGCGGCCGCTGGCGGCCGTGGTCATGGGGCTGGCGATCGTCGGCATGCACTACACCGGCATGGAAGCCGCGGGCTTTCCGGACGGCAGCATCTGCATGGCCGCGGACGCCGGCATTTCGGCCGGCTGGCTCGCCATCGCGGTCACCGCCGTCACCCTCAGCGTGCTGGCCATCGCCCTGGTGGTGGCGGTGCTGGACAACCGCCTCGAAGCCCGCACCTCGGCGTTGGCCTCGTCGCTGGCCGAGGCCAACGAGGAACTGGTGCAGCTGGCGCTGCACGACACGCTGACCAAGCTGCCCAACCGCATCCTGCTGGAAGACCGGCTGGAACAGGCCATCGAAAGCGCCAGCCGCCGCAAGGGCTATTTCGCCGTGCTGTTCTTCGACCTGGACGGATTCAAGGCGGTCAACGACGCCTACGGCCACCATACCGGCGACGCCCTGCTGATCGACCTGGCCCAGCGCATCCGCCAGACCCTGCGCACCCAGGACACGGTGGCGCGCCTGGGCGGCGACGAATTCATCGTGCTCAGCGAAGTGGTGGAACCAACCGACGCCGCCAATGTGGCCGACCGCCTGATCGAAGCCATCGCGCGGCCGGTGATGGTGTACGGCCACGAGGTGCTGGTGACCTCCAGCGTCGGCATCGCCATCTACCCGAATGACGGCGAGGACACCCATGCGCTGCTGACCAACGCGGACGCCGCGATGTACCACGCCAAGCGCCTGGGCGGCACGGGCTACAGCTTCTTCGAGCCGTCGATGAACGCCGACGCGCATGAACAGATCGAGCTGCTGCACGACCTGCGCCTGGCGCAGGAACGCGACCAGTTCGTGCTGCACTACCAGCCCAAGTACGAGGCGCCGGCCGGCCCCATCATGGGCGCCGAGGCCTTGCTGCGCTGGAACCACCCGACGCGCGGCCTGGTGGGTCCGGACCAGTTCATCCCCACGGCGGAAAAGACCGGGCTGATCCTGTCGATCGGCGAATGGGTCATCAATGAAGCCTGCCGCCAGATGCGCGAATGGATCAACGCCGGGCAGGGCCACTGGACCATCGCGGTCAACATTTCCGCGCTGCAGTTCGCCCACGCCAGCCTGGTCGAGACCGTGCGCGCCGCGTTGGCGCGGCACGATGTGCCACCATCCTGCCTGACGCTGGAAGTGACCGAATCGACCGCCATGCGCGACGCCGAAGCCAGCCTGACAGTGCTCAAGCGCCTGTCGGGACTGGGCGTGACCATTTCGATCGACGACTTCGGCACCGGCTACTCCAGCCTGCTGTACCTCAAGCGACTTCCCGCGACCGAACTGAAAATCGACCGCGGTTTCGTCAACCAGCTGGAAAACGACAACGAGGACGCTGCCATCGTTTCGGCCATCGTGGCGCTGGCGCAGCAGTTGAATCTACGCATCGTGGCCGAGGGGGTGGAGACCGCGGCCCAGCAGAAGTTCCTGACCGGACTGGGGTGCGATTCACTGCAGGGCTTCCTGCTGGGCAAACCGATGCCGGCCGACGAATTCCTGGAACACGCCGCGGGCTGAATCCACGCCAGCCGACCCGCGCGGCCGGGCGCATCCCCGCCCCGCCGGCCAAATTTGCTACGCTTGGAATCTTCCCGCCGGCGCCGCCGGCCGCCTCCTTGCGTACCTGTCCGAATGCCCGCCAGCCTGACCCTGATCGTCGCCTATTCCACCAATCGCGCCATCGGCCGAGACAACGCCCTGCCCTGGAAACTGCCGGGCGACCTGGCGCACTTCAAGCGCAGCACCTTGGGCCATCCGATCATCATGGGCCGCAAGACCTGGGATTCGCTCGGCCGCCCCCTGCCCGGCCGCGCCAATATCGTCGTCAGCCGCAACCCGGCCTTCGAGGCCGCCGGCGCCACCGTGGTGCCGACACTGGAGGCCGCCATCGCCGCCTGCGGCGACAGCGCCGAGGCCTTCGTCATCGGCGGCGCGCAGATCTACACGCAGGCCCTGGCGCTGGCCAGCCGCGTCCTTGCCACCGAGGTCCATGCCGAGGTCGAGGGCGACGCCTTCTTCCCCCTGCTGCCCGGCTTCCAGTGGCGCGAAACCGCGCGCGCGGCGCAGCCCGAGGAAAACGGCTACCGCTACGATTTCGTGACGTACGAACGCGCCTGAGCCGCCCCGCCCGGGCGCGATGGCTGCCATCGCGGTGCCAACGCCGCGCCGCCCCCCTGACAGCAGGCTAGGCCGCGCCCTCGTTGCGCATGAAGCGCCACAGCGCCGGCGCTTCCGAGTACGCCACGTTGAAGCGCACCCAGGGCGTATCGGCCTCGTCCGCTTCAAAGTACGACCCCGGCGCCAGCCAGATGCCGTCCTTCAATGCCAGGCCGGCCAGGCCGTTGGCGCCCCGCTCGCGCCACTGCCCTGCCACCTTGGCCCATAGGAACAGCCCGGCCCGGGGCTGCGCGTAGATCTCGAAACCGTGTTGCGCCATCAATTCGGCCACCGTGGCGTGCGCCTGCGCCAGCCGCTCGCGGGTGCGCTCGATGTGCGCCCGGTAGCGTCCTTCGCGGATGACCTGGTGGACGATACGCTCCATGATTTCCGGCGAGGTCAGGCCCACCGCCATCTTGGTGCGGGCGATATCGCGCGCCAGGTCGCGGTGCGCGACCACGTAGCCGACCCGCACCGACGGGCTGATGACCTTGGAATACCCGCCCAGGTAGACCACCCGCCGGCCGCCATCGAGCGCCGCCAGCATGGGCGTGACGCCCGGCGCCAGCTCACGCGAAATGTCGTCCTCCACCACCCACAGCCCGTGGCGCTCGGCCAGTTGCAGGATGCGGAAGGCGTTGGCCATGCTGATGCTCGCGCCAGATGGATTCTGCAAGGCGGTGTTGACGAACAGCGCGCGCGGCCGGTGCTGCGACGCGGCCTGCTCCAGCGCCTCGCAGTCCAGGCCGTCCAGCGTGCGCGCCACGGGCACCACGCGCAGTCCGGCCAGGCGCAGCATCTGCAGCAGATTGGCGTAGGCGGGTTGCTCGACCAGCACGGTGTCGCCGGGCCGCAGCAGCGTGCGGATCACCATGTCCAGGCCGTGCGTCACGCCCTGGGTCAGCAACACCTGCGACACTTCGACTTCCATGCCCTGGGCGCTGAGCGTGGCGGCGATGGTCTCGCGCAGCGGCGCATAGCCATAGGGATGGCCGTAGTTGGCGATGCGCATGGCCGGCACCCGGCCCATGTGGCGCAGCGCCATGTGCAACCCTTCCTCGTTGAGCCACTCGCCCGGCAGCCAGCCGCAGCCCGACTTGATGGGGATGGAATGGTCCGCGAAGATATCCGACAGCAGCCAGGCCGCGTTCAGCCGCGGCGGCTCCCAGGATTGCGGCGCGCCCCGGCGCGGCGGCGCGTCGGGCGCGGCCACCCGATAGCCGGCGCCCGGGCGCGCCGCCAGCCAGCCCAGCGACACCAGGCGGCTGTAGGCGCTGGCCACGGTGAAGGTGCTGACCTGGTACTGGCGCGCGAAGTCGCGCACCGAAGGTAGGGACATACCCGGACGCAGCGACTGGGCTTCGATGGCGCGCAACACGGCCGCCACCACCTGGTCCACCAGGGTCGGCGCCTGGCCACGGGCCCGCACGGGCTGGAAATCGATCACGGCGCTACGCTATCTGTACAGTTGTCATGCCTGCAACTATACAGTTAGCCCGGTTTGCACGGATTGTATATTTTCATTCGCGGCCGGACGTACCAGAATCAATCGCATCCCGCCGGCCGCCCGCCCGAAACGCGCGCAGGCTCCGGCGCTTGTCCTTCCCCCTGGAGCCGCCATGAACGCCCCCGCCGAGTTGCCCGACCTGTCCCATCTCTGGATGCCTTTCACCGCCAACAAGCAGTTCAAGGCGCATCCCCGCATGCTGGCGTCGGCCAAGGGCATGTACTACACCTCGGTCGACGGCCGCCAGGTGCTGGACGGCACCGCCGGCCTGTGGTGCGTCAACGCCGGCCACGGCCGCCAGGAGATCGTCGAGGCGATCTCGCGCCAGGCCGGCACCATGGATTACGCCCCCGGCTTCCAGCTGGGCCACCCCCTGGCCTTCGAAGCGGCCACGGCGGTCGCCGGCTTCATGCCGCAGGGCCTGGACCGCGTGTTCTTCACCAACTCGGGTTCCGAGTCGGTCGACACCGCGCTGAAGATCGCCCTGGCCTATCACCGCGCCCGCGGCGAAGGCCAGCGCACCCGCCTGATCGGCCGCGAGCGCGGCTACCACGGCGTGGGCTTCGGCGGCATCTCGGTCGGCGGCATCTCGACCAACCGCAAGACCTTCTCCGGCGCGCTGCTGCCCGCCGTGGACCACCTGCCCCACACCCACAACCTGGAGCAGAACGCCTATTCCAAGGGCCAGCCGGCCTGGGGCGCGCAGTTGGCCGACGAACTCGAACGCATCATCGCGCTGCACGATGCCTCGACCATCGCCGCCGTCATCGTCGAACCGATGGCCGGTTCCACCGGAGTGCTGATCCCGCCCAAGGGCTACCTGGAAAAGCTGCGCGAGATCACGTCCAAGCACGGCATCCTGCTGATCTTCGACGAAGTCATCACCGCCTACGGCCGCCTCGGCGCGGCCACCGCGTCGGAATTCTTCGGCGTGACGCCGGACCTGATCGCCATGGCCAAGGGCGTCAGCAACGCCGCCGTGCCCGCGGGCGCGGTCGCGGTGCGCCGCGAGGTGCATGACGCCATCGTCAACGGCCCGGCCGGCGGCATCGAGTTCTTCCACGGCTACACCTATTCGGCCCACCCGCTGGCGGCCGCCGCCATCCTGGCGACGCTGGACATCTACCGCCGCGAAGACCTGTTCGGCCGCGCCCGCAAGCTGTCCGGCGCCTTCGAGCAGGCCGCCCACAGCCTGAAGGGCGCGCCGCACGTGATCGACGTGCGCAACCTGGGCCTGGTAGCCGGCGTCGAGCTGGCGCCGCGCGCCGGCGCGCCGGGCGCGCGCGCCGCCGAAGTGTTCCAGAAGTGCTTCGACAGCGGCCTGATGGTGCGCTACACCGGCGACATCATCGCCGTCTCGCCGCCGCTGATCATCGACGAGGCCCAGATCGGCCAGATCTTCGAGCAGATCGGCAAGGTGCTCAAGGAAGTCGCGTAACCCCCCGGCGCGGCGCAGGCGCCGCGCATCGCACACAACGGCGGGCGGCCCCGGGCCGCCCTCCGGCGTTTTCAAAGAACCCCGCTCCGAGCTTTCCCATGAAGAAGAACCTCTCGCACTACATCAACGGCCAGCCCTACGATGGCCGCAGCAACCGCTACGCCGACGGTTTCAACCCGGCCACCGGCGAGATCATCACTTCCGTGCCGCTGGCT from Achromobacter xylosoxidans includes the following:
- a CDS encoding SDR family oxidoreductase — its product is MTTRFETVTQELAAAPRKWLVTGCAGFIGSNLLETLLKLNQTVTGLDNFATGHQHNLDEVKASVTPEQWARLTFIEGDIRDLDACRRAVQGVDFVLHQAALGSVPRSLKDPITTNEVNIGGFLNMLVAARDAGVKSFVYAASSSTYGDHPALPKVEENIGKPLSPYAVTKFVNELYADVFARSYGFETVGLRYFNVFGKRQDPNGAYAAVIPKWTAAMIQGEDVTINGDGETSRDFCFVDNAVQANILAAMAPAEGRNQVYNVAVSGRSTLNQLFEFLVKALGNQGVAYAKKPVYADFRAGDVRHSQADVSKAGRLLGYQPTHTVLQGLEVAMPWYTQFLR
- the tviB gene encoding Vi polysaccharide biosynthesis UDP-N-acetylglucosamine C-6 dehydrogenase TviB, whose amino-acid sequence is MLRIQDVKLAVVGLGYVGLPLAVEFGKKRSVIGFDINTRRIEALKAGHDHTLEVSDAELAEAKQLTYTADRAELGQANVFIVTVPTPIDEYKQPDLTPLVKASETIGAVLKRGDIVIYESTVYPGATEEDCVPVLERVSGLKFNVDFYAGYSPERINPGDKAHRVSTIKKVTSGSTPEVAELVDQLYKQIITAGTHKASSIRVAEAAKVIENTQRDVNIALINELALIFNKMGIDTEAVLQAAGTKWNFLPFRPGLVGGHCIGVDPYYLTHKAQSIGYHPEIILAGRRLNDSMGGYVVSQLVKAMTKRRIHVQGARVLVMGLAFKENCPDLRNTRIVDIVKELGDYNVEVDVYDPWVDAEEAVHEYGITPVAKLEEGKYDAVILGVAHHQFADLGAAGIRKLGKPEHILYDLKYVLSPAESDLRL
- a CDS encoding MraY family glycosyltransferase, producing the protein MTWLYICVVAFMVGGLIVASERWHGAFTGDSDLNKPQANHSRATPRVGGLAVLAGTLMGLLVLGPDNMTLTWLWPALFVSALPVFVAGLLEDITKDIGASKRLLAAFASAAIAWWLLGGVSRVGMAPVDYVLSYWPVSLIFTMFAVGGCTHALNIVDGMNGLAGMIATLMAVSISLVALQVGDVPIFMVAAALASATLGFLVWNFPFGRVFLGDGGAYFLGFMLAELAVLLVVRNPSVSPFYALAVLFYPVFETGFSIWRRRFKRGVPVDQPDALHLHQLVFRRLVRVTFSRGRRHAVPALCNALASPYMWVLALIGLVPATIWWDNAWVLSASLVVFASVYIWLYARLVSWRRPGWLLLPSVLRAD
- the coq7 gene encoding 2-polyprenyl-3-methyl-6-methoxy-1,4-benzoquinone monooxygenase → MSLTLSRSGPAAFLRRASPLDALLAEADRALRVLSGSASAGRPNPATAEEAPDTLSAQEKRHAAGLMRVNHVGEVCAQALYRGQAAVCREPGPRNLLLEAAGEEVDHLVWCNQRLTELGSRPSLLNPVWYAGSFALGLLAGYAGAPRNLGFMAETEKQVEAHLEGHLRTLPEQDARSRQIVQKMKDDEAQHRASAEAAGGVPLPGPVKAAMRAMSKVMTTTAYRI
- a CDS encoding OsmC family protein; this encodes MECTIDWGGPNGMLFTASTGSGHVAVMDGAVDGGGHNLAPRPMEMLLAGTGGCTAYDVVLILKRGRHAVTGCSVKLQADRADVDPKVFTRIHFAFTVTGRDLPRAAVERAVQLSHEKYCSASAMLEKTAELTFSVDIVDTRDAAAA
- a CDS encoding thymidylate synthase, which translates into the protein MKQYLDLVQSILDTGAWQENRTGIRTLSMPGASLRFDLQQGFPAVTTKKLAFKSAIGEMVGFLRGVRSAAEFRELGCKVWDQNANENAQWLANPYREGPDDLGPVYGVQWRQWPAYKLLDAGRDGQIADALGRGYTKVADLQEGGVSKVLLYKAVDQLRQCLDTIHERPGDRRILFHGWNWAQIEEMALPPCHLLYQFLPNATTREISLCLYIRSNDVGLGTPFNLTEGAALLHLVGRLTGYTPRWFTYFIGDAHIYENHLPMLREQLTRTPLEAPRLVLSDRIPDFAQTGRYEPEWLEKVEPGDFSLAGYTHHAPLTAPMAV
- a CDS encoding putative bifunctional diguanylate cyclase/phosphodiesterase; translated protein: MLVGTYNPSLVLVSLGVAILASYTALGMANRVRAASGLPAARYWLGGGALAMGIGIWSMHFVGMLAFNLPIPMGYDLPLTVLSLAIAIGCSAFALWIVCKDDLPWARLLSGALLMGAGIAAMHYIGMAAMRMMPGIVYDPAWFALSIAIAVAASGAALWITYRLRHDGPRVALSRPLAAVVMGLAIVGMHYTGMEAAGFPDGSICMAADAGISAGWLAIAVTAVTLSVLAIALVVAVLDNRLEARTSALASSLAEANEELVQLALHDTLTKLPNRILLEDRLEQAIESASRRKGYFAVLFFDLDGFKAVNDAYGHHTGDALLIDLAQRIRQTLRTQDTVARLGGDEFIVLSEVVEPTDAANVADRLIEAIARPVMVYGHEVLVTSSVGIAIYPNDGEDTHALLTNADAAMYHAKRLGGTGYSFFEPSMNADAHEQIELLHDLRLAQERDQFVLHYQPKYEAPAGPIMGAEALLRWNHPTRGLVGPDQFIPTAEKTGLILSIGEWVINEACRQMREWINAGQGHWTIAVNISALQFAHASLVETVRAALARHDVPPSCLTLEVTESTAMRDAEASLTVLKRLSGLGVTISIDDFGTGYSSLLYLKRLPATELKIDRGFVNQLENDNEDAAIVSAIVALAQQLNLRIVAEGVETAAQQKFLTGLGCDSLQGFLLGKPMPADEFLEHAAG
- a CDS encoding dihydrofolate reductase codes for the protein MPASLTLIVAYSTNRAIGRDNALPWKLPGDLAHFKRSTLGHPIIMGRKTWDSLGRPLPGRANIVVSRNPAFEAAGATVVPTLEAAIAACGDSAEAFVIGGAQIYTQALALASRVLATEVHAEVEGDAFFPLLPGFQWRETARAAQPEENGYRYDFVTYERA